The sequence GCGCCCTGACCTACGGCACCTGGGACACCCAGCACGAGTTCGTGCGCGTGGACACCGGCGACGTGATGGGCGGCGGCCGCGGCTATTTCAGCTTCGGCAACCAACGCGCCAACAAGTGGAAGGGCGACGGCCGCCAGCAGCAGCAGCAGTTCAACAGCAAGTGGGTGCAACCCGTCGGCCCGGTGACCTTCACCGCCTTCTTCAACTATTCCGACCGCAAGGAAAACGACTACCAGGATCTGTCGCTGGGGTTGATCAAGAATTTCGGGTACAAGCTCGACAATATCAGCAACAACTGGCCGGCCGCTGTGGCGCTGGCGAACGGCTATGAAGCGCTCGTCCACGGCGCAGATCCATCGACCGTCACGTTCCCACTGGGCTTGACCCTCGCCAATACCGGTCCGGCGACCGATCCGTGGGACGCGGTCTATTTCAACGGTTCAGGTCTGCGTAAGGACGCGCTTGGTGGGATCAAGGCCGATTGGGAGATCACGGACAATCTGTCCGCTCACATCCAGGGTTACGGCCACCACAACACGGGCCAGGGAACCTGGGATACGCCGTATACGCCCTCGCCGGGCTATACCTATGGCGATCCGAACTCGACCGGCGCACCTATCTCAATCCGCACCACCGAATACGACATCGCCCGCGGCGGCGTCATCGGGGCGATCAACTACAAAATCGCCGGACACGATATCGAGGCCGGCTTCTGGTACGAGGACAACCACTTCAACGAGGCGCGACGCTTCTATGCTCTCGACGCCAACGGCGACAACCGTAACAACCTGAACTTCCAGCAGAGCCCGTTCTTCACCCAGTGGTACGGCAAGTTCGACACCACCACGACCGAGTTCCATCTGCAGGATACATGGCGCGTCACGGATCAGTTGAAGCTATATGCCGGCTTCAAGTCGCTGGACGCGGACAGCAAGGCTGACCAGACCGTCGGGACCCGGCTCCCGTCGGGCGAAATCAAAGCCAGCGATGGATTCCTGCCGCAGGCGGGCGTCAATTTCCGCATCGACGGTTCGAACGAAGTTTTCGCCGACTATGCGAAGAACATGCGGGCTTTCCAGGCGTCGAACACCCAGGGGCCGTTCTCGACCACCAAAGTCGGCTTCGCGCTGATCAGCGGGACGCTGAAGCCCGAGACTTCGCAGACGGGTGAAATCGGTTATCGCTATCACAACAGCACGCTCGAAGGGGTGATCACGGCCTACTACGTCAAGTTTGATCATCGCCTGCTGACCATTCCGCAGGGTTCGATCATCCTGGGCGCCGCGAGCGCGCTGGCCAACGTCGGTTCGGTCACCTCCAAGGGGGTCGAGATCGCCGGCGACTGGAAGTTCATGCACAACTGGTCGCTGAACGTCTCCTACGCCTATGACGACTCCACCTATGACAACGACGTTATCAGCACCGCCAGCGGAACGCCGGTCGTTGTCATGCACACCTCCGGCAAGACCGTTATCGACGCACCGAAGAACATCGCCAATCTCAGTGTGAACTATGATGACGGCTCGTTGTTCGGCTCGGTCGATTTCCGTTACATGTCCAAGCGCTACTTCACCTATGAGAACGACCAGTCGGTCGGCTCGCAATCGCCTGTGGATTTGACCTTGGGCTATCGCTTCCACGCTTCGGATGGCTGGCTGAAGGGGGTCGATGTCCAAGTCAACGTCACCAACCTGTTCGACGAGAAATACGTCGCCACGGTCGGGACCAACGGCTTCACCGCCCGCGGCGACTATCAGACGCTGCAGGCTGCGGCGCCGACCGAGGCCTTTGTGACCCTGCGCAAGCAGTTCTGATCCAGGGGAGGGCGGCGGTCCGGTCGCGGGCCGCCGCCTTCGCCAAGCGAAAGAGTTTCAAGGCGTGCCTAAGTCTCGGGCCCGGCGTCCTGATCTTCTGCGATCGGCCCTGGGCCTGATCGCCCTGGCCCTGTTGTCGCCGGCTCTTGCCGAGGCCCAGGTGCATATTCTGCACGGCCCGACGCCGATCGTCGGCGGCGACGCACGGGCTGCCGGCGACCTGACCGTGATCAACGAAAAGCTGGCCTTCAGCCTGGCGGTGCAGTCGTCCGCGCCCTATGGCGTGCCGCGCGGGGCGTTGATCGATCTTGCGCCGGTGGTGGCGGGCAAGGCCGGGCGCGACCGGGTGGTGTTCGCCGACTTCATCCCCAACAACTGGTCGGCCTGGCCAAACACCTACCAACACCTGACCGTGATCGAGGACACGCCCGCCGAGGCGGTGATCCGCACCGAGCGCGACTGGGGTGCGGCCAAGGTCACCACCACCTACAGCCTCCGCGCCGGCGACGATCAGGTCCACATCCAGGTGACTCTGGCCAACCTGGGCTCTGCGCCGCTGAAGGACCTGCGCTCCGGCGTCACCCTGTGGCCGAACTCGGGCTACCTGTTCGCCGTGCCGGGCCTGGCCGGGGTCGAGGACGGGCCGGCCAAGGGCGCCCTGTCCGACCGGGTCAGCGCCTATGACGAGGGCTGGACGGTGACGCTGCACGCGCCCTACCTGGAGCATGTCGGCTACGGCTCCAAGGACCTCTACCAGACCCACAGCCTGGCGCCGGGCGAGAGCCGGACCTTCGAGGCCTGGCTGCAGGTGGGCGCCAGCGGCGACCTCGCGCCGGTGGTCGCCGAAGAGATCGCGCGCAAGCACCTGGCGGCGGGAACGCTGAGCGGCGCCATCGCCGACGCCGCCGGCAAGCTGGTGGCCGATCCGGTGGTGGTGATCGAAGAGGCCGGCCAGCCCTATGCCTGGACCCTGGGCCACGGCGGCCGCTACGCCATCGCCCTGCCGGCCGGCGAATACGGCGTCTACGCCACCGCCAAGGGCTATTCCGAGACCCCGAGGCGCGCGATCCAAGTGGCTGCGGGCGGGGTGGTGCAGGACTTCGGCGGGCTGCAGCCTCCGGGGCGGGTGCGCTTCCAGGTCAGCCGCAAGGCCGATGGCGCGCCGCTGGACGCCCGCATCACCATCGAGGCGGGGCAAAAGCCCGTGGTCCAGTTCCTCGGCCGCAAGACCTTCTTCACCGAGCTGGACGCCAAGGGCCAGGCCGAGGCGGTGCTGCCGCCCGGCGACTACGGCTTCAAGATCGCCCATGCCGAAGGGGTGCTGGCCGGGCCTGCAGTTGCGAAGGCCACCGTCGCGCCGGGCTCGCTCCAGACCCTGGCGGTGGCCGTGGACCAGCCGTTCGACCCCGAGGCGCGGGGCTGGTTCTCCGCCGACCTGCACCACCACGCCGACCAGGCCGAGGCCGTGACGCCGCCGGCGGACCTGGCGCGCTCTGAGCTGGCGGCGGGCCTGGACGTGCTGTTCGTCAGCGACCACGATTCGACGGTCAATCACCGCGCCCTGCAGGCCATCGCCGACCGGCGCGGGGCTCCCTTTCTGCCCTCGGTGGAGATCTCCACCTCCTGGGCCCACTTCAACGCCTATCCGCTGAAGCTGGGCGAGCCCCTGGCCATAGACACCAGCAAGACCACTATCGACGGCGTCCTGGCCGAGGCCCATCGCCTGGGAGCGCAGGTGGTGCAGATCAACCACCCCTTCATCCCCTATGGCTACTTCGCCAGCCTGGACGCCGGCGTGGCGCCCGGGGGCTGGAATCCGGGCTTCGACCTCGTCGAGATCAACGGCGACAACATGGCCGACGACCCCAAGGTGCTGGCCAAGCTGGCCGCCTTCTGGAGCGCCGGCCATCGCTACTACCTGACCGCGGGCACCGACACGCACGACGTCTGGAACGCCCTGTCCGGCAAGGTGCGGATGTTCGCCCATGTCGACGGGCCGGCGACCCCGGCCGCCTTCGCCACGGCGCTCAAGGCCGGCCATGCCTATGTCACCTATGGGCCGCTGATCTTCCCCGACCACATGTTCGGCGACGACCTGCGGGTGAAGCCAGGTGAGGGCTTCAGCCTCGGCTTTGACCTGAAGGCGGTCGGCGGGCTGAAGCGGGTGACCCTCGTCGGGCGCAGCGGTGAGGTCGCCAGCCGCGATCTTTCCGGCGCAGAGGCGCGGGTCGAGTTTTCGCTCAAGGCGGGGGACTCGACCTGGTACGCCTTGACGGTGGAAGATCAGGCGGGGCGGCGGGCCTATTCCGATCCGATCTGGGTCGATGCGGCCGACTATCCCAAGACGACGGCCGCGCCATGACGGGGCCGCAACGGACGACCAGGGGGCGGGCGTGATCGGAAGTCTGGTCAAGGTTTTCGCGACGGGTGCGGCGGTGGCGCCCATCGCGGATGCGGCCGAGGTGGATAAGCTCTACCGGCGCCACCGCACGCGGATCATGCTGGCCATCACCATCGGCTACGCCCTGTCCTATACCTGCCGGCTGGGCCTGTCGGTGGTGAAGAAGCCCTTGATCGACGGCGGCTATTTCACACCGGAACAGCTCGGCTCGATCGGCTCGGCCCTGTTCTACACCTACGCCTTCGGCAAGCTGACCAACGGCTTTCTCGGCGACCACGCCAACGTCAAGCGCTTCTTCGCCTTTGGCCTGATGGTCTCGGCCCTGTGCAACTTCGGCATGGGCGCGCTTTCGACCTTCTGGTTCTGCGTCGTCGTCTGGGGGCTGAACGGCTGGTTCCAGAGCTTCGGGGCGCCCTCCAGCATCGTCTCGCTGAGCAACTGGTTCAGCAACCGCGAGCGCGGCACCTATTACGGGATCTGGGGCATGTCGCACCAGGGCGGCGAGGCCCTGACCTTCTGGCTGGCCTCGGCCATCGTCGCCGCCCTGGGCTGGCGCTGGGGCTTCTGGGGCCCGGCGGCGATCTGCGCCGTGGCGGCCCTGGCGGTGTTCCTGCTGACACAGGACCGGCCGCAGACCCTGGGCCTGCCGCCGGTCGCCGACTGGCGCAAGGACCATTGGGGAACCTCGGGCGAGCGCCACGAAGAGAACCTCCTGGCCATCCAGTTCTCGATCCTCAAGCGTCCGGCCCTGTGGATCGTGGCCCTGTCCAGCGCGGCCATGTACGTGACCCGCTACGCCATCAA is a genomic window of Phenylobacterium montanum containing:
- a CDS encoding TonB-dependent receptor, whose protein sequence is MGASLVVLGAPTLAAAQTAAPAAAAAAAATNEVVVYGRGQVRQIETLTPKQIEQAVPGTSAIKVLATLPGVNYQSSDSFGAYEWATRISVRGFNQNQLGFTLDGVPLGDMSYGNDNGLHISRAISSENIGKTELAQGAGALGTASSSNLGGTIEFTSRDPSHEFGALGALTYGTWDTQHEFVRVDTGDVMGGGRGYFSFGNQRANKWKGDGRQQQQQFNSKWVQPVGPVTFTAFFNYSDRKENDYQDLSLGLIKNFGYKLDNISNNWPAAVALANGYEALVHGADPSTVTFPLGLTLANTGPATDPWDAVYFNGSGLRKDALGGIKADWEITDNLSAHIQGYGHHNTGQGTWDTPYTPSPGYTYGDPNSTGAPISIRTTEYDIARGGVIGAINYKIAGHDIEAGFWYEDNHFNEARRFYALDANGDNRNNLNFQQSPFFTQWYGKFDTTTTEFHLQDTWRVTDQLKLYAGFKSLDADSKADQTVGTRLPSGEIKASDGFLPQAGVNFRIDGSNEVFADYAKNMRAFQASNTQGPFSTTKVGFALISGTLKPETSQTGEIGYRYHNSTLEGVITAYYVKFDHRLLTIPQGSIILGAASALANVGSVTSKGVEIAGDWKFMHNWSLNVSYAYDDSTYDNDVISTASGTPVVVMHTSGKTVIDAPKNIANLSVNYDDGSLFGSVDFRYMSKRYFTYENDQSVGSQSPVDLTLGYRFHASDGWLKGVDVQVNVTNLFDEKYVATVGTNGFTARGDYQTLQAAAPTEAFVTLRKQF
- a CDS encoding CehA/McbA family metallohydrolase, with protein sequence MPKSRARRPDLLRSALGLIALALLSPALAEAQVHILHGPTPIVGGDARAAGDLTVINEKLAFSLAVQSSAPYGVPRGALIDLAPVVAGKAGRDRVVFADFIPNNWSAWPNTYQHLTVIEDTPAEAVIRTERDWGAAKVTTTYSLRAGDDQVHIQVTLANLGSAPLKDLRSGVTLWPNSGYLFAVPGLAGVEDGPAKGALSDRVSAYDEGWTVTLHAPYLEHVGYGSKDLYQTHSLAPGESRTFEAWLQVGASGDLAPVVAEEIARKHLAAGTLSGAIADAAGKLVADPVVVIEEAGQPYAWTLGHGGRYAIALPAGEYGVYATAKGYSETPRRAIQVAAGGVVQDFGGLQPPGRVRFQVSRKADGAPLDARITIEAGQKPVVQFLGRKTFFTELDAKGQAEAVLPPGDYGFKIAHAEGVLAGPAVAKATVAPGSLQTLAVAVDQPFDPEARGWFSADLHHHADQAEAVTPPADLARSELAAGLDVLFVSDHDSTVNHRALQAIADRRGAPFLPSVEISTSWAHFNAYPLKLGEPLAIDTSKTTIDGVLAEAHRLGAQVVQINHPFIPYGYFASLDAGVAPGGWNPGFDLVEINGDNMADDPKVLAKLAAFWSAGHRYYLTAGTDTHDVWNALSGKVRMFAHVDGPATPAAFATALKAGHAYVTYGPLIFPDHMFGDDLRVKPGEGFSLGFDLKAVGGLKRVTLVGRSGEVASRDLSGAEARVEFSLKAGDSTWYALTVEDQAGRRAYSDPIWVDAADYPKTTAAP
- a CDS encoding MFS transporter; protein product: MIGSLVKVFATGAAVAPIADAAEVDKLYRRHRTRIMLAITIGYALSYTCRLGLSVVKKPLIDGGYFTPEQLGSIGSALFYTYAFGKLTNGFLGDHANVKRFFAFGLMVSALCNFGMGALSTFWFCVVVWGLNGWFQSFGAPSSIVSLSNWFSNRERGTYYGIWGMSHQGGEALTFWLASAIVAALGWRWGFWGPAAICAVAALAVFLLTQDRPQTLGLPPVADWRKDHWGTSGERHEENLLAIQFSILKRPALWIVALSSAAMYVTRYAINSWGILYLQEIRGFSLPDAGLVLTASMLGGVAGTFCFGFISDKLFASHRPPTNLIYGLVELGGLLLVFYGPTGLVPMMIGFIAFGFGMGGLITSLGGLFAIDICPKRAAGAALGTVGVFSYLGAAVQEQISGHLIQAGLHVAGGHKHYDFGPAILFWVGASAVSLVLATSLWRVRVVD